One Syntrophaceae bacterium DNA window includes the following coding sequences:
- the dprA gene encoding DNA-protecting protein DprA has translation MTAWVALKSVDGVGSVVFRNLLAVYGSPARVFEAPLDELERAAGLNHKTARNIKEFRAWDRVRSEIARAEREGVSIVTCEDPGYPERLRRIYDPPPLLYIKGSLETADIPVAVVGSRNASPYGRYVTEILCRELAQRGVTVVSGLARGIDTCAHRGALSARGRTIAVMGCGIDVIYPPENRKLHGEIAVRGAVVTEYPFGTEPDRPHFPARNRIISGLSLGVLIVEAGEKSGSLITAQCALEQNREVFAVPGGIDLPGSRGTNRLLRQGAKLVESAEDILDEILPQLEHPPAPMQRETKTPAGRRGGTENHETGQEPLTENESRLLGFISETPQDADTLINRAGLAAAEALALLLSLELKGYILQLPGKRFKRKET, from the coding sequence CTGACAGCCTGGGTTGCGCTCAAGTCCGTCGACGGGGTCGGCAGTGTCGTATTCCGGAACCTCCTGGCGGTCTACGGGTCGCCCGCCAGGGTCTTCGAAGCCCCCCTGGACGAGCTGGAGCGAGCGGCGGGATTAAACCACAAGACCGCCCGCAACATCAAGGAATTTCGGGCCTGGGACCGGGTCCGCAGCGAGATCGCAAGGGCCGAGCGGGAAGGCGTTTCGATCGTCACCTGCGAGGACCCGGGGTACCCGGAGAGACTTCGGAGGATCTACGACCCTCCCCCGCTTCTCTATATAAAAGGAAGCCTGGAGACGGCGGACATCCCCGTGGCCGTCGTCGGGTCCCGAAACGCAAGCCCCTACGGCCGCTACGTCACGGAAATACTCTGCAGGGAGCTGGCGCAGCGGGGGGTGACCGTGGTCAGCGGCCTGGCACGCGGGATCGACACCTGCGCGCACCGCGGCGCGCTTTCGGCCCGCGGGCGCACGATCGCCGTGATGGGCTGCGGCATCGACGTGATCTACCCGCCGGAGAACCGAAAGCTCCACGGCGAGATCGCCGTGCGCGGCGCCGTCGTGACGGAATACCCCTTCGGCACCGAGCCCGACCGCCCGCACTTCCCGGCGCGCAACCGCATCATCAGCGGCCTCTCGCTCGGGGTCCTCATCGTCGAGGCGGGGGAGAAGAGCGGCTCGCTCATCACGGCGCAATGCGCGCTGGAGCAGAACCGCGAGGTCTTCGCCGTCCCGGGCGGCATCGATCTTCCCGGTTCCCGGGGCACGAACCGGCTGCTGCGGCAGGGGGCCAAGCTCGTGGAGAGCGCGGAGGACATCCTCGACGAAATCCTGCCCCAGCTCGAGCACCCGCCCGCACCGATGCAGCGTGAGACGAAGACGCCGGCCGGCCGCCGGGGCGGGACGGAGAATCATGAAACGGGGCAAGAGCCCCTGACGGAGAACGAATCGCGGCTGCTCGGGTTCATTTCAGAAACGCCGCAGGATGCCGATACCCTCATCAACCGTGCGGGCCTGGCCGCGGCCGAGGCCCTTGCGCTTCTGTTGTCCCTGGAGCTCAAGGGCTACATTCTCCAGCTGCCCGGGAAGCGATTCAAACGGAAGGAGACTTGA
- a CDS encoding acetate/propionate family kinase: MSDVIVVLNAGSSSLKFTLYEERGETLQVLADGQVEGLFTEPRFKVKDGEGRVVGERTWPAGTQLGQQGAVEAVFSWCGSEACSADRVRAVGHRVVHGGLEYTEPIVVNGEILDDLEKFVPLAPLHQPHNLAAIRNIASRFPDIPQVACFDTSFHTTIPSVAQAFALPRRLTEQGIRRYGFHGLSYEYIASVLPGIDPEAAKGRTVVAHLGNGASLCAMLGLRSMACTLGFTAVDGLMMGTRCGSLDPGVMLYLMDECGMSARDLETLIYKESGLLGVSGISSDMRTLLQSADPRAAEAVELFAYRIVRELGSLAAALGGIDALVFTAGIGENAAPIRERVCRASRWLGLELDEGANAAGGPKISSDGSRVRAWVIPTDEELMIARHTRRLLDGLG, from the coding sequence ATGAGCGATGTCATCGTCGTGCTCAACGCGGGATCGTCGAGCCTGAAGTTCACCCTCTACGAAGAGCGCGGGGAGACGCTGCAAGTCCTTGCGGACGGGCAGGTCGAGGGGCTCTTCACGGAGCCGCGGTTCAAGGTGAAAGACGGGGAGGGCAGGGTCGTCGGCGAACGGACGTGGCCCGCCGGGACGCAGCTCGGCCAGCAGGGGGCCGTGGAGGCGGTCTTTTCCTGGTGCGGCAGCGAGGCCTGCTCGGCCGATCGGGTCCGGGCCGTGGGCCATCGGGTCGTCCATGGGGGGCTGGAGTACACGGAGCCGATCGTCGTGAACGGGGAGATCCTCGACGATCTCGAGAAATTCGTGCCCCTGGCGCCCCTGCACCAGCCGCACAACCTGGCGGCCATCCGCAACATCGCAAGCCGCTTCCCGGACATCCCCCAGGTCGCCTGCTTCGACACATCGTTCCACACCACGATTCCCTCGGTCGCGCAGGCCTTCGCCCTGCCCCGCAGGCTCACGGAGCAGGGCATCCGGCGTTACGGGTTCCATGGGCTCTCCTACGAGTACATCGCCTCGGTCCTGCCGGGGATCGACCCGGAGGCGGCGAAGGGAAGGACCGTGGTGGCGCATCTCGGCAACGGCGCCAGCCTGTGCGCCATGCTCGGCCTGAGGAGCATGGCCTGCACGCTGGGGTTCACCGCCGTCGACGGCCTCATGATGGGCACCCGATGCGGCAGTCTCGACCCGGGCGTCATGCTCTACCTCATGGACGAATGCGGCATGAGCGCGCGGGACCTTGAAACCCTCATCTACAAGGAGTCAGGCCTGCTGGGCGTTTCGGGGATTTCGAGCGACATGCGGACGCTGCTGCAAAGCGCCGACCCGAGAGCCGCCGAGGCGGTGGAGCTCTTCGCATACCGCATCGTGCGCGAGCTGGGGTCGCTTGCCGCCGCTCTCGGGGGGATCGACGCGCTCGTCTTCACCGCGGGGATCGGAGAGAACGCAGCTCCGATCCGCGAGCGCGTCTGCAGGGCCTCCCGGTGGCTGGGCCTGGAGCTCGACGAGGGGGCCAACGCGGCAGGCGGGCCGAAGATCAGCAGCGATGGAAGCCGGGTGCGCGCCTGGGTCATCCCCACCGACGAGGAGCTGATGATCGCCCGGCACACCCGGCGGCTGCTCGATGGTCTCGGCTGA
- the topA gene encoding type I DNA topoisomerase: MPNALIIVESPTKVKTIKKYLGSEYDVRASVGHVKDLPKNKLGIDIEHDFSPTYQVLEAKKKVIAELKKAAKAADSIYLAPDPDREGEAIAWHIAEEIGTKGKPVYRVLFNDLTKNTMLAAIRNPLPLDVNRYEAQQTRRILDRLVGYQISPILWKKISRGLSAGRVQSVAVRIVCEREEEIRNFKPEEYWTITASLEGANPPPFEAKLVKIAGKKAKVSDEAQARDLVGRLKEADFTVSSIERKETRRNPLPPFTTSKLQQEASRWLRFSPKKTMMVAQKLYEGIELGKEGPVGLITYMRTDSVRVAGEAVAEARAFIQDVYGKDFLPAKAKVYATSERAQDAHEAIRPTSLAYRPAEIKPYLSSDEFRLYQLIWNRFVASQMNPAVYDQTIVDITAGDCLFQARGSVLKFAGFTILYTEGKDTDDENGNGKLLPNLTEKEILKLLELKPEQHFTQPPPRFTEAMLVRELEEKGIGRPSTYATILSTIQERNYVKLEQGRIHPTELGMHVNEFLVKRFPKILDVEFTAGMEDHLDQIEKGTLNRIDTLKEFYGLLKKYLDEVPLKQEPKPTEDTCEKCGSPMVIKWGRNGRFLACSKYPDCKSTKNLNGNGANGQAEAKPTDVACEKCGKPMVLKEGRFGKFLGCSGYPECKNTMPFSTGVPCPEEGCTGTLAEKRTKKGKSFYGCTRYPQCQYATWDRPIAEACPECGAAFLVEKYNRKTGRMKACVKEGCGFKEPLA; encoded by the coding sequence ATGCCGAACGCGCTGATCATCGTCGAGTCGCCCACGAAGGTGAAGACCATCAAGAAGTACCTCGGCTCGGAGTATGATGTCCGGGCCTCCGTGGGACACGTGAAGGATTTACCGAAAAACAAGCTCGGGATCGACATCGAGCACGACTTCAGCCCCACCTACCAGGTCCTCGAGGCGAAGAAGAAAGTCATCGCCGAGCTCAAGAAAGCCGCCAAGGCGGCCGATTCGATCTACCTCGCCCCGGACCCCGACCGCGAGGGCGAGGCCATCGCCTGGCACATCGCCGAGGAGATCGGCACGAAGGGAAAGCCGGTCTACCGGGTGCTGTTCAACGATTTGACGAAGAACACGATGCTGGCGGCCATACGCAACCCCCTGCCCCTGGACGTCAACCGCTACGAGGCCCAGCAGACCCGTCGCATCCTCGACAGGCTCGTGGGCTACCAGATCAGCCCCATCCTCTGGAAAAAGATCAGCAGGGGTCTTTCTGCCGGCCGCGTGCAGTCCGTGGCCGTCCGGATCGTCTGCGAGCGCGAGGAGGAGATCCGCAACTTCAAGCCCGAGGAATACTGGACGATCACGGCGTCCCTCGAGGGGGCGAACCCGCCGCCCTTCGAGGCCAAGCTCGTCAAGATCGCGGGCAAGAAGGCCAAGGTTTCAGATGAAGCCCAGGCCCGGGATCTCGTCGGGAGGCTGAAGGAGGCCGACTTCACGGTCAGCTCGATCGAACGCAAGGAGACGAGGCGAAACCCTCTGCCGCCCTTCACGACGAGCAAGCTGCAGCAGGAGGCCTCGCGCTGGCTGCGCTTCTCGCCCAAGAAGACCATGATGGTCGCCCAGAAGCTCTACGAGGGCATCGAGCTCGGCAAGGAAGGCCCCGTGGGCCTCATCACCTACATGCGGACCGACTCGGTCCGCGTGGCCGGCGAGGCCGTCGCCGAGGCGCGCGCCTTCATCCAGGACGTCTACGGCAAGGACTTCCTGCCTGCCAAGGCCAAGGTCTACGCCACCTCCGAGAGGGCGCAGGACGCCCACGAGGCCATCCGTCCCACGTCGCTGGCCTACCGTCCCGCCGAGATCAAGCCCTACCTCTCGAGCGACGAGTTCCGGCTCTACCAGCTCATCTGGAACCGGTTCGTGGCAAGCCAGATGAACCCGGCCGTCTACGACCAGACCATCGTGGACATCACGGCGGGCGACTGCCTCTTCCAGGCGCGCGGCTCCGTTTTGAAATTCGCGGGCTTCACTATCCTCTACACGGAGGGGAAGGACACGGACGACGAGAACGGCAACGGCAAGCTGCTGCCGAACCTCACGGAAAAGGAGATTCTCAAGCTCCTGGAGCTCAAGCCCGAGCAGCACTTTACCCAGCCCCCCCCGCGTTTCACCGAGGCCATGCTGGTGCGTGAGCTCGAGGAGAAGGGCATCGGGCGGCCCAGCACCTACGCCACCATCCTCAGTACCATCCAGGAGCGCAATTACGTAAAGCTGGAACAGGGGCGCATCCATCCGACGGAACTGGGAATGCACGTCAACGAGTTTCTCGTGAAGCGCTTCCCGAAAATCCTGGATGTTGAATTTACAGCCGGCATGGAGGACCACCTCGACCAGATCGAAAAGGGCACGCTCAACCGGATCGACACGCTGAAAGAATTCTATGGGCTGTTGAAAAAATACCTGGATGAGGTCCCTCTCAAGCAGGAACCCAAGCCCACAGAGGATACCTGCGAAAAGTGCGGGTCCCCCATGGTCATCAAGTGGGGACGCAACGGGCGGTTCCTGGCCTGCTCCAAGTACCCCGACTGCAAGAGCACGAAGAACCTCAACGGCAACGGCGCCAACGGCCAGGCCGAGGCCAAGCCGACGGATGTCGCCTGCGAGAAGTGCGGCAAGCCCATGGTCCTCAAGGAGGGCCGCTTCGGGAAGTTCCTCGGCTGCTCGGGATACCCGGAGTGCAAGAACACGATGCCCTTCTCGACCGGCGTGCCCTGCCCCGAGGAAGGCTGCACGGGAACGCTCGCGGAGAAGCGGACGAAGAAGGGCAAGTCCTTCTACGGCTGCACCCGGTACCCCCAGTGCCAGTACGCAACATGGGACCGCCCGATCGCCGAGGCGTGCCCCGAGTGCGGCGCGGCGTTCCTCGTCGAGAAGTACAACCGCAAGACGGGCCGCATGAAGGCCTGCGTGAAGGAAGGCTGCGGGTTCAAGGAACCGCTCGCCTGA
- a CDS encoding bifunctional enoyl-CoA hydratase/phosphate acetyltransferase, translating into MPQRKELTNVTFDEIRIGQSAEMTVTLTKTQVELLAAVSGDVDAFHLKAEDAAGVPAYGKRTEAAGAVALISSLIGTRLPGPGSKILRRELSFSGDIAVGDTLTATATVREKRPEGHVVVFDTRCENQSGKVLISGVTFVEAPTRRLVYDDIAPHHIELRRSDAFLDLFKTCDTCEPVTCAVVHPCDRESLMGAIEAARRRIIDPVLVGPEERIRKAAEAAGIDLSPFRIVPTPHSHASAEKAVELARAGEVESLMKGSLHTDEIMGAIVPSASGMRTSRRISHAMVMDVPTYHKMFIMTDAAVNIAPDLAAKRDIVQNAIDLDHALGIDRPKVGILSAVETVNASIPSTLDAAALCKMADRGQITGGILDGPLAFDNAISTEAARIKGIRSEVSGDVDILLAPDLESANMLFKQLTYLAGAEGAGIVLGTRVPVVLTSRADSVRTRLASAALMAIVAQARRQGKYEVR; encoded by the coding sequence ATGCCGCAACGAAAAGAGCTGACGAATGTGACCTTCGACGAGATCCGCATCGGCCAGTCCGCCGAAATGACGGTGACCCTGACGAAAACCCAGGTCGAGCTGCTGGCCGCTGTGTCGGGCGACGTGGACGCCTTTCACCTCAAGGCGGAGGACGCAGCGGGCGTGCCGGCATACGGGAAGCGGACCGAGGCCGCCGGCGCCGTGGCCCTCATCTCCTCACTGATCGGCACCCGCCTGCCGGGTCCCGGCTCGAAGATCCTCAGACGCGAGCTGAGCTTCAGCGGCGACATCGCCGTGGGGGATACTCTCACGGCCACGGCGACCGTGAGAGAAAAGAGGCCGGAGGGCCATGTCGTGGTCTTCGATACACGGTGCGAAAACCAGTCCGGCAAGGTGCTGATCTCAGGCGTCACCTTCGTGGAGGCCCCGACGAGGCGGCTCGTATACGACGACATCGCGCCCCATCACATCGAGCTGCGGCGAAGCGACGCCTTCCTGGATCTCTTCAAGACCTGCGACACCTGCGAGCCCGTCACATGCGCCGTGGTGCACCCCTGCGACCGGGAGTCGCTCATGGGGGCCATCGAGGCCGCCCGCAGGCGGATCATCGATCCGGTGCTCGTCGGTCCCGAGGAGAGGATCAGGAAGGCTGCCGAGGCCGCCGGCATCGATCTTTCCCCCTTCCGGATCGTCCCGACGCCCCACAGCCACGCCTCGGCGGAGAAGGCCGTCGAGCTGGCCCGCGCGGGGGAGGTGGAGTCGCTCATGAAGGGGAGCCTCCACACCGACGAAATCATGGGGGCCATCGTCCCCTCGGCATCGGGCATGCGGACCTCGAGGCGGATCAGCCACGCCATGGTCATGGACGTCCCGACCTACCACAAGATGTTTATCATGACCGACGCGGCGGTCAACATCGCACCGGACCTGGCGGCCAAGAGGGACATCGTGCAGAACGCCATCGACCTGGATCATGCCCTGGGCATCGACAGGCCGAAAGTGGGCATCCTCTCCGCCGTCGAGACGGTCAATGCCAGCATCCCCTCCACGCTCGATGCGGCCGCCCTGTGCAAGATGGCCGACCGGGGGCAGATCACCGGCGGCATCCTCGACGGGCCCCTGGCCTTCGACAACGCCATCAGCACCGAGGCGGCGCGGATCAAGGGCATCCGCTCGGAGGTGAGCGGGGACGTGGACATCCTGCTGGCGCCCGACCTGGAGTCGGCCAACATGCTCTTCAAGCAGCTCACATACCTGGCAGGGGCCGAAGGGGCGGGCATCGTGCTGGGGACCCGGGTTCCCGTCGTACTGACGAGCCGGGCGGATTCGGTGCGCACCCGGCTTGCCTCGGCGGCGCTCATGGCCATCGTCGCCCAGGCCCGCAGGCAGGGCAAATACGAGGTGAGGTAG